In Nostoc sp. CENA543, a single genomic region encodes these proteins:
- a CDS encoding YggT family protein, with protein sequence MTAVNLTVWILGPILGLMTFLFIFRIILTWYPQVDLNRLPFNLIAWPTEPFLIPSRKIIPPIGGVDITPIIWVGILSLLREILLGQQGLITMMSRVS encoded by the coding sequence ATGACGGCTGTTAACCTAACTGTTTGGATTCTTGGCCCTATCTTGGGGTTAATGACTTTTCTCTTCATTTTCCGCATCATTCTGACTTGGTATCCCCAAGTTGATTTGAATCGGTTGCCTTTCAATCTCATCGCTTGGCCTACCGAGCCATTTTTAATCCCATCGCGAAAAATTATCCCACCTATCGGCGGAGTTGACATCACCCCCATCATTTGGGTAGGTATCTTAAGCTTGCTCAGAGAAATTCTCTTAGGTCAGCAAGGATTAATTACCATGATGTCTCGTGTTAGTTAG
- the psbX gene encoding photosystem II reaction center X protein codes for MTPSLANFLWSLAWGTAIVVIPATVGLIFISQKDKIQRS; via the coding sequence ATGACACCATCTTTAGCAAACTTTCTTTGGAGTCTGGCTTGGGGTACTGCGATCGTTGTTATCCCTGCCACAGTTGGTTTAATTTTCATCAGCCAAAAAGATAAAATCCAACGCTCATAG
- a CDS encoding Ycf66 family protein, with the protein MLNFGLNSASVLAQINVGSTPATFLGIFLAVAGAALYFLRTVRPELSRDQDIFFAAVGLLCGFILIFQGWRLDPILQFGQLLLVGTTVFFAVESIRLRSIATQQAKRNTPIVDEREVSRDYSYKRRRGGYEAEVEDDYEPLPYQEEEEEERPVRPRIRPGRDDRSSRDDYYDEPTPRRDRRSSSDRPESTDRSSRSRSTRPSPRTTERYDQEDWGTSPTRETDDWESSSRETRRTSRRGNNNSPRPEVSEDTPPSRPRKRRPPADSISRRPIEDDEAIPTDYVPYKPIDESETNSDKSTDYDDI; encoded by the coding sequence ATGCTAAATTTTGGGCTGAACTCAGCCAGTGTTCTGGCTCAGATAAATGTAGGGTCTACTCCAGCCACATTTTTAGGAATTTTCCTGGCTGTAGCTGGGGCTGCACTATATTTTCTCCGGACTGTGCGTCCAGAACTGTCTAGAGATCAAGATATATTTTTTGCGGCTGTAGGCTTGCTATGCGGCTTCATTTTAATTTTCCAAGGATGGCGTTTAGACCCGATTTTGCAATTTGGTCAACTGCTGTTAGTGGGGACAACGGTATTTTTTGCTGTTGAAAGTATTCGGTTGCGGAGTATTGCTACTCAACAAGCTAAACGCAATACGCCGATTGTAGATGAGAGGGAAGTTAGCCGGGACTATTCCTATAAGCGCAGACGCGGTGGTTATGAAGCGGAAGTGGAAGACGATTATGAGCCACTACCGTATCAAGAGGAAGAAGAAGAAGAACGTCCCGTACGTCCCCGCATTCGTCCTGGTAGGGACGATCGCTCCTCACGGGATGATTATTACGATGAGCCAACCCCACGCCGCGATCGCCGCAGCAGTAGCGATCGCCCAGAATCAACAGATAGATCATCCCGCAGTCGTTCCACCCGTCCATCGCCTCGGACTACGGAAAGATACGACCAAGAAGATTGGGGTACTTCGCCCACTAGAGAAACTGATGATTGGGAAAGTTCTAGTAGGGAAACCAGAAGAACTTCCCGACGGGGTAATAACAATTCTCCGCGTCCAGAGGTAAGCGAGGATACACCACCCTCCAGACCAAGAAAACGCCGTCCACCTGCTGATAGCATATCCCGCCGACCGATAGAAGATGATGAAGCTATCCCAACTGATTATGTACCGTATAAACCCATAGACGAATCAGAGACTAACTCTGATAAATCTACAGATTACGATGACATATAA
- a CDS encoding TolB family protein, whose translation MKKFTSQFWLQKPIYWSLIFGFTSLLASCGSGDLPLGPTSLNSRYTEEQPALSGNGRFLAFISHRNNTHQLLVYDLRQQSFISLPGLNRRETIIESPSLSYTGRYIAYLTSDQGRPVVALYDRATQQSQVVTPTYRGWVRKPAISPDGRYIVFETAARGQWDIEVLDRGPTIELDIPNGATVEPPQ comes from the coding sequence GTGAAAAAATTTACTTCTCAGTTCTGGCTTCAAAAACCAATTTATTGGAGCCTAATTTTTGGTTTTACAAGTTTGTTAGCCTCTTGTGGCTCTGGTGATCTACCCCTTGGGCCTACTTCCCTCAATAGTCGCTACACAGAAGAGCAACCAGCCTTAAGTGGTAATGGTCGCTTTTTAGCGTTTATTTCCCATCGTAATAATACTCATCAGTTGCTTGTGTACGATTTGCGACAACAGAGTTTCATTTCTCTGCCAGGGTTAAATCGGCGAGAGACAATTATCGAAAGTCCCAGCCTCAGCTACACAGGACGTTACATTGCTTACTTAACCAGTGACCAAGGTAGACCAGTAGTAGCACTGTACGATCGCGCTACACAACAATCACAAGTTGTCACCCCAACTTATCGCGGTTGGGTCAGAAAACCGGCTATCAGCCCCGATGGGCGGTATATTGTCTTTGAAACAGCAGCCCGTGGTCAGTGGGACATTGAAGTCCTAGATCGGGGGCCGACTATTGAATTAGATATTCCCAATGGTGCAACCGTTGAGCCACCGCAGTAG
- a CDS encoding TolB family protein, with protein MTKPTTLIPIFTCAGLLTGCFGYPRLVNYPFDPGGRSLNSLASELSPQSSGRYIVFTSDRRGSQDVYLFDTLTRNLMDLPGLNAFDTIASHPSVSEDARYIVFAASRQGRSAIFLYDRETRQSRNLTANLQAEVRNPTINADGTTIAFEFSNNGQWDIAVYDRNGQPLNIPQDPR; from the coding sequence ATGACTAAACCTACTACTCTTATTCCTATATTTACTTGTGCAGGATTGTTAACGGGGTGTTTTGGTTATCCTCGATTGGTGAATTATCCGTTTGATCCTGGGGGAAGGAGTCTTAATAGTCTGGCATCGGAACTTAGCCCGCAAAGTTCGGGAAGGTATATTGTGTTTACTAGCGATCGCCGGGGTAGTCAAGATGTTTATTTATTTGACACTCTGACACGCAATTTAATGGATTTACCGGGTTTAAATGCCTTTGATACCATTGCATCTCATCCCAGCGTTTCCGAAGATGCTCGTTATATTGTATTTGCTGCTAGTCGTCAGGGGCGATCGGCAATTTTTCTCTATGACCGCGAAACACGTCAATCACGTAATCTAACAGCTAATCTGCAAGCCGAAGTCCGTAATCCCACAATTAATGCTGATGGTACTACAATTGCCTTTGAATTTAGTAATAACGGTCAGTGGGATATTGCTGTATATGACCGCAACGGCCAACCCCTTAATATCCCTCAAGACCCAAGGTGA
- a CDS encoding DUF4330 domain-containing protein, translating to MAILDSKGRLFGKINILDLFAGLVILLVIFGIFVFPGTGGSIAQVGAKKTPIEVDLVVRGLNVRDPQQLSDQGFKPGGKTKVIIRNQPYGEIGIKSVQVLPRTLTVGQPDGSVKELADPRKNNFSTDMLLTLEGQAEVTKDGPVLGNSKVKIGMPFELEGFNYNFNASVIDLRLQK from the coding sequence ATGGCTATTTTAGATTCCAAAGGTCGCTTGTTTGGCAAAATCAATATACTTGACCTATTTGCTGGGTTAGTTATTCTGTTAGTAATATTTGGGATTTTTGTTTTTCCGGGGACTGGTGGATCAATTGCTCAAGTAGGAGCGAAAAAAACGCCGATAGAGGTAGATTTAGTTGTTCGGGGATTGAATGTGCGTGATCCTCAGCAGTTATCTGACCAAGGTTTCAAACCAGGTGGCAAAACTAAAGTTATTATTCGTAATCAACCTTACGGTGAGATTGGGATTAAATCTGTACAAGTGTTACCTAGAACTTTAACAGTAGGTCAACCAGATGGTTCAGTTAAAGAGTTAGCTGATCCGAGAAAAAATAACTTTAGTACAGATATGCTTTTGACTTTAGAAGGTCAAGCAGAAGTTACCAAAGATGGGCCAGTTTTAGGTAACAGTAAGGTGAAAATTGGTATGCCTTTTGAGTTAGAAGGTTTTAATTACAACTTTAATGCCTCTGTGATTGATCTGAGATTACAGAAGTGA
- a CDS encoding NFACT family protein, with translation MQPVDFTTLTAACSELRTHWLPSRLEQVYQRDRYTIAIALRTLKTRGWLEVSWHPQAAHICIGSPPPRTPDTFTFSQQLIHQLGGLALVAIEAIAPWERVIDLQFARRPGEEALYHLYAEIMGKYSNVILTEANNLIITAAHQVSQQQSSVRPIQTGQIYETPPKLTGTVPSLSESPTRWQERVSLVPGAIKKQLLKSYSGLSAALVESMLLAAHIAPDTNTDTLTSEDWQRLWEKWQLWLQTLDNGNFQPAWTPNGYTVMGWGGIAPVQDIQTLINEYYTGQLNQQIFTQLRHQLSQKLSNILGKLRNKAQTFSDRLQQSDQADDYRQKADLLMAHLHEWQPGMKTITLQDFETGEPVAIALQPDKNAVQNAQNLYKQHQKLKRARIAVEPLLKDVQAEIDYLEQVEAAISQIENYQTAEDLQALEEIRDELIGQKYLEELDYRRRSNDSPSINFRNYSTPNGFQVLIGRNNSQNDQLTFRVAGDYDLWFHAQEIPGSHVLLRLEPGAVPDTTDLQFVANLAAYYSRARQSDQVAVVYTEPKHVYKPKGAKPGIAIYKQERIIWGKPQMVE, from the coding sequence GTGCAACCAGTAGACTTTACGACTCTGACAGCCGCTTGTAGCGAACTCCGCACACACTGGCTACCTTCACGTTTAGAGCAAGTGTATCAGCGCGATCGCTATACTATTGCTATAGCTCTCCGTACTCTCAAAACTAGAGGTTGGCTAGAAGTATCTTGGCATCCTCAAGCTGCACATATTTGTATTGGTAGTCCGCCACCACGCACTCCCGATACTTTTACCTTTAGCCAACAGTTAATACATCAGTTGGGTGGTTTAGCTTTGGTAGCCATTGAAGCGATCGCACCTTGGGAAAGGGTGATAGACTTACAATTTGCCCGTCGTCCTGGTGAGGAAGCACTATATCATCTCTATGCGGAGATTATGGGCAAATATAGCAATGTCATCCTCACGGAAGCTAATAATCTCATCATCACTGCTGCTCATCAAGTCAGTCAGCAGCAGTCTAGTGTTCGTCCCATCCAAACAGGACAAATCTATGAAACACCACCCAAACTGACGGGAACTGTTCCTAGTTTGAGTGAATCCCCGACACGTTGGCAAGAAAGGGTGAGTTTAGTCCCAGGGGCGATAAAAAAGCAGTTACTCAAAAGTTACAGTGGTTTGAGTGCGGCTTTAGTTGAGTCGATGTTGCTGGCGGCGCATATTGCACCAGATACCAACACCGACACCCTGACATCAGAAGATTGGCAAAGATTGTGGGAAAAGTGGCAGTTATGGCTGCAAACTTTAGACAACGGTAATTTTCAGCCTGCTTGGACTCCCAATGGTTACACGGTGATGGGTTGGGGTGGAATTGCACCAGTTCAAGATATTCAGACGTTAATTAATGAATATTACACAGGACAACTGAATCAGCAGATATTTACGCAATTGCGCCATCAATTGAGCCAAAAGTTGAGTAATATTTTAGGTAAATTGCGGAATAAAGCGCAGACATTTAGCGATCGCCTGCAACAATCAGATCAAGCTGATGATTATCGTCAAAAGGCTGATTTATTGATGGCGCATTTGCACGAATGGCAACCAGGGATGAAAACCATTACCCTGCAAGACTTTGAGACTGGTGAACCTGTAGCGATCGCCCTTCAGCCAGATAAAAACGCTGTTCAAAATGCCCAAAATCTCTATAAACAACACCAAAAACTTAAACGCGCCCGTATCGCTGTAGAACCATTACTCAAAGATGTCCAAGCAGAAATTGATTATTTAGAACAAGTTGAAGCCGCAATTTCTCAGATAGAAAATTATCAAACTGCTGAAGATTTACAAGCTTTGGAAGAAATTCGCGATGAATTAATTGGACAAAAATATTTAGAAGAATTAGATTATCGTCGTCGGAGTAATGATAGTCCCAGTATCAACTTTCGTAACTATTCCACACCCAATGGTTTTCAAGTTTTAATTGGTCGTAATAATAGCCAAAATGACCAATTAACTTTTCGCGTAGCAGGCGATTATGATTTATGGTTTCATGCTCAAGAAATTCCTGGTAGTCATGTTTTATTGCGTTTAGAACCTGGTGCTGTTCCAGATACCACAGATTTACAATTCGTCGCCAACCTGGCAGCTTATTACAGTCGCGCCCGTCAAAGTGACCAAGTAGCGGTAGTTTACACCGAGCCGAAACACGTTTACAAACCCAAAGGTGCAAAACCAGGAATTGCTATTTACAAACAAGAACGGATTATTTGGGGAAAACCCCAGATGGTGGAATAA
- a CDS encoding 6-pyruvoyl tetrahydropterin synthase family protein — protein sequence MPKWKVVTEFTFNAAHYIKDYNGPCGRMHGHNYQVRIEVTSTQLHASQYCPHPVMVADFRTLRWAKQDSTKGGLDHGVLNEIMPPEYETTAEMIAKYIYDETKKKLPPETQLKVHVSETPNSWVEYED from the coding sequence ATGCCTAAATGGAAAGTTGTCACAGAATTTACCTTTAATGCTGCTCACTACATTAAAGATTACAACGGCCCCTGTGGCCGGATGCACGGACATAATTATCAAGTTCGTATTGAAGTTACATCTACACAACTACACGCTTCACAATATTGCCCACATCCGGTGATGGTAGCCGATTTTAGAACTTTACGCTGGGCAAAGCAAGATTCTACAAAAGGAGGGCTTGATCATGGTGTTCTTAATGAAATTATGCCTCCTGAATATGAAACAACTGCGGAAATGATCGCTAAGTATATCTATGATGAAACTAAGAAGAAATTACCGCCAGAAACACAACTCAAAGTCCATGTTTCTGAGACACCTAATAGTTGGGTAGAGTACGAAGACTGA
- the ribD gene encoding bifunctional diaminohydroxyphosphoribosylaminopyrimidine deaminase/5-amino-6-(5-phosphoribosylamino)uracil reductase RibD, whose translation MDNLPVVAQGDASLSNNTHDHEFLVRSPNDSHSQTPQSVGSEFDRAMMRRCLELARRALGRTSPNPLVGAVIVKNGTIVGEGFHPRAGEPHAEVFALRAAGDLARGATVYVSLEPCNHYGRTPPCSKALVAAGVAKVVVGMVDPNPLVAGGGINTLRAAGIEVLVGVESEACQQLNEGFVHRILHKRPLGILKYAMTLDGKIATNSGHSAWVTNQTARSEVHQLRAACDAVIVGGNTVRQDNPYLTSHQVEAHNPLRVVMSRSLNLPTDAHLWDITEAPTLVLTQVGANPDFQKFLQQKGVEVLELPSLTPQATIEYLYERGFCSVLWECGGTLAAKAISEGAVQKILAFIAPKIIGGNHAPTPVGDLGLTNMTEALILERVRWRVIDGDCLVEGYLPQKH comes from the coding sequence ATGGATAACTTGCCAGTGGTTGCTCAAGGGGATGCCTCTCTATCAAATAATACTCATGATCATGAGTTTTTAGTGCGATCGCCAAATGATTCTCATTCACAAACACCACAGTCTGTAGGTAGTGAATTTGACCGGGCGATGATGCGGCGTTGTTTGGAACTTGCCCGTCGTGCTTTGGGACGCACTTCACCAAATCCGTTAGTAGGGGCAGTAATTGTTAAAAATGGCACAATTGTTGGGGAAGGTTTTCACCCCCGTGCTGGTGAACCTCATGCAGAAGTTTTTGCTCTTAGAGCCGCCGGAGATTTAGCCCGTGGTGCTACCGTCTACGTCAGTCTCGAACCTTGTAACCACTATGGCCGGACTCCCCCTTGTTCTAAAGCCTTAGTGGCTGCTGGTGTGGCTAAGGTGGTAGTGGGAATGGTTGATCCTAACCCGTTAGTAGCTGGTGGTGGAATTAACACGTTACGGGCGGCAGGAATAGAGGTTTTGGTAGGTGTAGAATCGGAAGCTTGTCAACAACTGAATGAAGGTTTTGTGCATCGCATTCTGCACAAACGCCCTCTAGGAATTTTAAAATACGCCATGACTTTAGATGGCAAAATCGCTACTAATTCCGGTCATAGTGCTTGGGTAACAAACCAAACCGCCCGTAGCGAAGTACACCAACTGCGGGCTGCTTGTGATGCGGTGATTGTTGGTGGTAATACTGTGCGCCAAGATAATCCTTATCTGACTAGCCATCAAGTAGAGGCGCATAATCCCCTGCGGGTGGTAATGAGTCGTTCTCTGAATTTACCTACTGATGCTCATTTGTGGGACATCACAGAAGCACCTACTCTGGTACTCACCCAAGTCGGTGCTAATCCAGATTTCCAAAAATTCTTACAACAAAAAGGAGTAGAGGTATTAGAGTTACCTTCTCTCACACCACAAGCAACCATAGAGTATTTATATGAACGAGGTTTTTGTAGTGTGTTGTGGGAATGTGGCGGGACTTTAGCCGCAAAAGCTATATCTGAAGGTGCAGTGCAGAAAATCTTAGCTTTTATCGCTCCCAAAATTATTGGTGGTAATCATGCGCCTACACCTGTAGGTGACTTGGGTTTAACCAATATGACAGAAGCCTTAATTTTAGAGCGTGTGCGTTGGCGTGTCATTGATGGTGATTGTTTAGTAGAAGGTTATTTACCACAAAAACACTAA
- the mreD gene encoding rod shape-determining protein MreD, giving the protein MKIPSFGGKSKPPERRRTRRKTLADLHPAWLQVMNWGIIVGSVLLCLLLLPTRFPGTELLGIGPNWLLIWVVAWSVKRSFWSGTLAGIILGLLQDAITSPHPSHAITLGLVGFLTAILQKQRFIQEDFISIALIVFVMAVVSETLFGFLLGLGSDRLAKDFIWAYYQRVTLASAILSSLWAPVLYYPLNLWWEKMKVSY; this is encoded by the coding sequence GTGAAGATACCTTCATTTGGTGGTAAGTCTAAACCGCCAGAACGCCGCCGCACTAGAAGGAAAACTTTGGCGGATTTGCATCCAGCTTGGTTACAGGTAATGAATTGGGGCATCATAGTTGGCTCTGTGCTTTTATGTTTGCTTTTATTACCTACCCGCTTTCCAGGTACGGAATTATTGGGAATTGGGCCGAATTGGCTATTAATTTGGGTTGTTGCTTGGAGTGTCAAGCGGTCTTTCTGGTCGGGAACTTTAGCAGGAATTATCTTAGGTTTACTGCAAGATGCGATAACTTCACCCCATCCATCTCATGCAATTACATTGGGGTTAGTAGGATTTCTCACAGCCATATTGCAAAAGCAACGTTTTATTCAAGAAGATTTTATCTCTATTGCTTTGATTGTCTTTGTGATGGCAGTTGTATCAGAAACCTTATTTGGATTTTTACTAGGTTTAGGAAGCGATCGCCTAGCCAAAGATTTCATTTGGGCGTACTATCAACGTGTCACCCTAGCCTCCGCCATTCTCAGCAGCCTATGGGCCCCTGTCTTGTATTACCCGCTTAACCTGTGGTGGGAAAAAATGAAAGTTAGTTATTAG
- the mreC gene encoding rod shape-determining protein MreC, producing MVTVRRWWERKTLHLSLVALALGGAWILRQTQGEFLLEVYQAITRPLQMLPAGISPEERQEELLKNARFLELQAKITELESQNQKLQDLLGYVQKEPVSSRPIPARVIGRSADHWWQQVTINRGSNAGIREGYVVKSEGGLVGLVESVTPNTSRILLISDIKSQVGVTVSRTSAKGVLRGDSSAEGVLEFYEKVPNVKVGDVVSTSMYSQKFPAGFAVGRIKSLDLKKLPASVAKVELFPALSSLDWVAVYPNAKNPESETQQSAKTEKSQ from the coding sequence ATGGTTACTGTACGTCGTTGGTGGGAGCGCAAAACCCTACATTTAAGTTTAGTCGCCTTAGCTTTGGGCGGTGCTTGGATACTACGCCAAACTCAAGGAGAATTTTTACTGGAAGTATACCAAGCAATTACTCGTCCTTTGCAAATGTTGCCGGCAGGGATAAGTCCTGAAGAACGCCAAGAAGAATTACTCAAAAATGCGCGTTTTTTGGAGTTACAAGCCAAAATTACTGAGCTAGAAAGTCAAAATCAAAAACTGCAAGACTTACTAGGCTACGTTCAAAAAGAGCCAGTTTCCTCACGACCAATTCCCGCTAGGGTAATCGGACGCAGTGCAGATCATTGGTGGCAACAAGTAACCATTAACCGTGGCTCAAATGCTGGCATTCGTGAAGGTTATGTGGTCAAATCTGAAGGTGGATTAGTTGGTTTAGTGGAAAGCGTCACCCCTAACACCAGTCGCATCTTGTTAATTAGTGATATCAAAAGCCAAGTTGGTGTGACTGTTAGCCGTACTTCTGCCAAGGGTGTATTAAGGGGAGATTCTTCTGCGGAAGGGGTATTGGAATTTTATGAGAAAGTCCCAAATGTGAAGGTGGGAGATGTAGTTTCTACATCTATGTACAGTCAGAAATTCCCCGCAGGTTTTGCTGTAGGACGAATCAAGTCGCTAGATTTGAAAAAACTTCCCGCTTCTGTAGCTAAAGTAGAACTTTTTCCCGCCCTGAGTTCGCTAGATTGGGTCGCTGTCTATCCCAACGCTAAAAATCCAGAGTCAGAAACTCAGCAATCAGCGAAAACAGAAAAGAGTCAATAG